In Phormidium yuhuli AB48, one genomic interval encodes:
- a CDS encoding adenylate/guanylate cyclase domain-containing protein yields the protein MPNFHWTTSGGESARQNLPSQPELGSRMPPSSEDNPSPVLQTNGEGVICYGNPASEPLLQVWGCGLGDRLNSPLQGAVAEVSRSGEPREVTCVCGSAYYQFKLVPLASGRWVNLYGWEMTADLGVSANGEGMVQNLSRLWEQAKVRSRNNSQELQLKIWECLSVQQHLREQQRQLNAIFQEAGIGIALLDREGRILRTNPALQRMLERQEEELQGIAFLEAIALQDALDPPLAEAKAEIQAAIAQCQSLPHKLEVCCRNQKGISFWISLGLSVIQVAGAQPPCFMVLIEDISEGKLSRDALQLTQFAIDAAADIVLWILPSGQFAYANEAAARALGYETQQLLGRSFQEIAPDFATANWDEFWQSMQQQRSFAFETRLQRGNGEIFPVDLTVNGIEFNHHQYICAFARDITERKQTEEALRMAQERSERLLLNIFPASVAKQLKQQAHDNGQMGAAIAQRFEDVTVLFADIVGFTHLCSRCTPSDLVHILNDIFSTFDRLTQERGLEKIKTIGDAYMAVGGLPEPQENNAEAVAELALAMMDEAARFSVQSGEPIILRVGLATGPVVAGVIGLNKFSYDLWGDTVNLASRMESLGVPGCIQVTQQAYERLRHRYVFEKRGKLQVKGKGETIAYLLKRRR from the coding sequence ATGCCCAATTTTCACTGGACAACTTCCGGGGGTGAGTCCGCACGCCAAAATCTACCCTCTCAGCCGGAGTTAGGCTCACGGATGCCGCCCTCTAGCGAGGATAATCCGTCTCCCGTGCTTCAAACGAATGGCGAGGGGGTGATTTGCTATGGCAACCCGGCCAGTGAGCCGTTGCTTCAAGTATGGGGTTGTGGCCTGGGCGATCGCCTCAACTCTCCTTTACAAGGGGCCGTTGCTGAGGTGAGCCGGTCTGGAGAACCTCGGGAGGTGACCTGTGTTTGCGGCTCGGCCTATTATCAGTTTAAGTTAGTTCCTCTGGCCTCGGGTCGCTGGGTCAATCTCTACGGTTGGGAGATGACCGCTGATCTGGGGGTGAGCGCTAACGGTGAGGGAATGGTTCAAAATCTCTCTCGCCTTTGGGAGCAAGCTAAAGTCCGCTCCCGCAACAATAGTCAAGAGCTTCAGTTAAAGATTTGGGAATGTCTCTCGGTTCAACAACATTTGCGGGAGCAACAACGGCAACTCAATGCCATTTTTCAGGAAGCGGGGATTGGAATTGCCCTGCTCGATCGAGAGGGACGAATTTTACGTACGAACCCGGCATTACAGAGGATGTTGGAACGGCAAGAGGAGGAGTTACAAGGGATCGCCTTTTTGGAGGCGATCGCCCTGCAAGATGCGTTGGATCCTCCCTTGGCTGAGGCCAAAGCTGAGATTCAAGCCGCGATCGCCCAATGCCAGTCCCTGCCCCACAAATTAGAGGTATGTTGTCGAAATCAGAAGGGGATCAGTTTCTGGATTAGTTTAGGTTTATCGGTGATTCAGGTGGCCGGGGCTCAGCCTCCCTGCTTTATGGTACTGATTGAGGATATTAGCGAAGGTAAACTCTCTCGGGATGCACTGCAATTGACCCAGTTCGCCATTGATGCGGCGGCTGATATTGTCCTCTGGATTCTCCCCTCGGGACAGTTTGCCTATGCCAATGAAGCGGCGGCTCGGGCCTTGGGTTATGAGACTCAACAACTACTGGGGCGATCGTTTCAGGAGATTGCCCCAGATTTTGCCACGGCTAACTGGGATGAGTTTTGGCAGAGTATGCAGCAACAACGATCCTTTGCCTTTGAGACACGACTGCAACGGGGCAATGGTGAGATTTTCCCGGTAGATTTGACGGTGAATGGGATTGAGTTTAATCACCATCAGTATATTTGTGCCTTTGCTCGCGATATTACGGAACGCAAACAGACGGAAGAAGCCCTACGAATGGCTCAGGAACGCTCAGAACGACTGTTACTGAATATTTTTCCGGCTTCGGTCGCTAAGCAGTTAAAACAGCAAGCCCACGATAATGGACAGATGGGGGCGGCGATCGCCCAACGGTTTGAGGATGTCACGGTGCTGTTTGCCGATATCGTCGGCTTCACCCATCTCTGTTCCCGTTGTACCCCTTCGGATTTGGTGCATATTCTCAATGATATTTTCTCCACCTTCGATCGCCTCACTCAAGAACGGGGACTGGAAAAAATCAAAACCATTGGGGATGCCTATATGGCCGTGGGGGGACTCCCGGAACCCCAGGAAAACAATGCTGAAGCCGTCGCTGAGTTGGCCCTGGCCATGATGGATGAGGCGGCCCGCTTCTCAGTTCAGAGTGGGGAACCGATTATTTTACGAGTGGGGTTAGCCACCGGGCCGGTGGTGGCGGGGGTGATTGGCCTGAATAAGTTCAGTTACGACTTATGGGGCGATACGGTGAATTTGGCCAGTCGTATGGAGTCCCTTGGGGTTCCTGGCTGTATTCAAGTGACGCAACAGGCCTATGAACGGTTGCGTCATCGCTATGTCTTTGAAAAACGGGGCAAGCTTCAGGTGAAGGGGAAAGGAGAAACCATTGCCTATTTGCTCAAACGACGTCGCTGA
- a CDS encoding 2'-5' RNA ligase family protein, protein MVVSQKTYAIELYFDEDASAKVRQLWEQVGAIAPSMAERVHSQPHLSLAVLPQADLQVLPKVLDSIAQTESCFEVQFSSVGLFSAGGGVVFLAPVVTSQLLRLHQRVHQHLQEIGVEAVAYYQPQAWVPHCTLARELSPPEVLQAIEVTRNNQPFFKAKISALGLVEAPPVRQISYTPFRSESKVV, encoded by the coding sequence ATGGTGGTCTCGCAAAAAACCTATGCCATTGAGCTATATTTCGACGAGGATGCTTCGGCTAAGGTGCGGCAGCTTTGGGAGCAGGTGGGGGCGATCGCCCCGTCGATGGCTGAGCGGGTTCACAGCCAGCCCCATTTAAGTCTGGCGGTGCTTCCCCAGGCGGATTTGCAGGTTCTGCCCAAGGTTCTTGACTCTATCGCTCAAACAGAGTCCTGCTTTGAGGTTCAGTTTTCCTCTGTCGGCTTGTTTTCCGCTGGCGGTGGAGTGGTCTTCCTGGCCCCGGTGGTGACCAGCCAGTTACTGCGGTTACATCAACGGGTTCATCAGCATCTACAGGAGATTGGGGTGGAAGCCGTGGCCTATTACCAGCCCCAAGCCTGGGTTCCCCACTGTACCCTAGCCCGAGAGTTGTCCCCTCCAGAAGTCTTACAGGCGATCGAGGTAACTCGTAACAACCAACCCTTTTTTAAAGCTAAAATCTCCGCCTTAGGCCTGGTGGAAGCCCCACCCGTTCGACAGATTTCTTATACTCCCTTCCGCTCTGAATCCAAGGTTGTGTGA
- a CDS encoding Uma2 family endonuclease: MGCERFLWRRRRRLRPRYRVRRLAQDPPPDLVVEVDITHTDIAKNQFYAGLGVPEFWRFDGQIWRIYRLESGVYVEGDRSPMFPQVPKDWLYEFLGMAREDEIGAMGWLRDRFSV; encoded by the coding sequence ATGGGTTGCGAGAGATTTCTCTGGAGGCGGAGGAGAAGATTGAGGCCACGTTATCGAGTCAGGAGATTAGCCCAAGATCCGCCCCCGGATTTAGTGGTTGAGGTGGATATTACTCATACTGATATTGCCAAAAATCAGTTTTATGCGGGTTTAGGAGTGCCGGAGTTTTGGCGCTTTGATGGACAGATTTGGCGTATTTATCGGCTTGAATCGGGGGTGTATGTGGAGGGCGATCGCAGTCCTATGTTCCCTCAAGTTCCCAAGGATTGGCTGTATGAGTTCTTGGGGATGGCCCGAGAGGATGAGATTGGGGCCATGGGATGGCTGCGAGACCGTTTCTCAGTCTAG
- the cobN gene encoding cobaltochelatase subunit CobN, whose amino-acid sequence MHRIAATPGGWTPDSDGVIYIQQTPAPIVFITAADTDIQTLSAASQQLPPEFPEMRVVNLLQLQQQLTLDTYAEEVLSQAKLILLRLLGGRAYWSYGLEVLRETVEMTGGHLIVMPGDDGIDPDLCSHSTVPLTIVNRLWQYFNEGGVANFCNGLKYAQDKCLDGDNYPPDPQSIPRVKLYPVAEVQGAIARVGILFYRAHYLASNTKPIDALCQGLIQQNLQPVPLYISSLRDRSVQDQVIEVFSQVDLILNTTGFSLAKLDRDQPNLDLWQTLNRPVFQVILSGGGQAQWQNELRGLLPRDVAMNVALPEVDGRIITRAVSFKQMSETDDRLETEVVRYEPVGDRIDFVVQLANHWASLIKTPVHQQRIALILPNYPNKDARLANGVGLDTPASTVEILKRLKAVGYCVGEAPQTSEDLMTLLTSGVTNDPEGLQMRPVYQTLSLQDYQRAFEQLPTPVREGIERRWGPPSGDFAIAGIQRGNLFIGIQPARGYDRDPSLNYHAPDLEPTHDYLAFYIWLRQQFQVQAVVHVGKHGNLEWLPGKSVALSNTCYPEAVFGPLPHFYPFIVNDPGEGSQAKRRSQAVILDHLTPPMTRAELYGALDCLEGLIDEYYEAESLNPTRLKDLSRRIETLIQEENLQRDLGLSNDLDTTVLMTQLDGYLCELKEAQIRDGLHIFGVCPEGDPLRDLIVSIARCPGRGRVGLTQALAQSWGLDIDPLTTPPTDPLDGQFRNVGDAVAALEDEAARLVEGLIAGNPSSVAAPVQECLQWIETVLLPALRGCDRELINLVRGLRGEYIPSGASGAPTRGRPEVLPTGRNFYSVDIRAIPSESAWDVGRKAAEVLIDRYTQENGEYPKTLGLSVWGTSTMRTGGDDIAQALALLGVQPIWDGLGRRVVDFEILPLSVLQRPRVDVTLRISGFFRDAFPNLIDLFDAAVMAVSQLPESPEENPLAAQVKQEVAFWQSQGLAEETARARSRYRVFGSKPGAYGAGLQGLIESQNWSSEADLAQAYINWSSYAYGGEGATSEPEAFAARLQQMQIVLQNQDNREHDLLDSDDYYQFQGGLTAAVRQVRGTSPEVYFGDNSRVENPKVRSLREEIARVYRSRVVNPKWIQGMMRHGYKGAFEMAATVDFLFGYDVTTGTVEEFMYEGVAQAYVFDEAVQGFVKQKNPWALRDMAERLLEAHQRGRWPSATGEMLDGLREISLEAEEKIEATLSSQEISPRSAPGFSG is encoded by the coding sequence ATGCACCGGATTGCTGCAACACCTGGCGGTTGGACTCCTGATAGCGATGGGGTGATTTACATCCAACAAACCCCCGCCCCCATCGTCTTTATTACCGCCGCCGATACCGACATTCAAACCCTCTCTGCGGCCAGCCAACAGCTTCCCCCTGAGTTTCCTGAGATGCGGGTGGTGAACTTGCTACAATTGCAACAGCAATTGACCCTGGATACCTATGCTGAAGAAGTCTTGTCTCAGGCGAAACTGATTCTCCTGCGGCTGCTGGGAGGACGGGCCTATTGGAGTTATGGCTTGGAGGTGTTGCGGGAAACGGTGGAAATGACTGGGGGACATCTGATTGTTATGCCCGGTGATGATGGGATTGACCCCGATTTATGTAGTCATTCTACAGTGCCGCTGACGATTGTGAATCGACTATGGCAGTATTTCAATGAAGGGGGGGTTGCCAACTTTTGTAATGGTCTCAAATATGCCCAGGACAAATGTTTAGATGGAGACAATTATCCCCCAGACCCCCAATCTATTCCTCGGGTGAAACTTTATCCTGTGGCGGAGGTTCAGGGGGCGATCGCCCGCGTGGGGATTCTCTTTTATCGCGCTCATTATTTAGCCTCAAATACCAAACCTATTGATGCTCTTTGTCAAGGGTTGATTCAACAAAATTTACAACCGGTTCCCCTCTATATTTCCTCCTTACGAGATCGGTCAGTTCAAGACCAGGTGATTGAGGTGTTTTCTCAGGTTGACCTGATTCTCAATACCACGGGATTTTCCCTGGCCAAACTCGATCGCGACCAGCCCAATCTTGACCTCTGGCAAACTCTCAACCGCCCCGTCTTTCAGGTCATTCTCAGCGGTGGTGGACAGGCCCAATGGCAAAATGAACTGAGGGGCTTATTGCCGCGAGATGTGGCCATGAACGTGGCTTTACCGGAAGTGGATGGACGGATTATTACCCGGGCCGTGTCTTTCAAGCAGATGTCCGAAACAGATGATCGCCTGGAAACCGAAGTCGTCCGCTATGAACCGGTGGGCGATCGCATTGACTTCGTGGTCCAACTGGCTAACCATTGGGCCAGCCTCATCAAAACCCCGGTTCACCAGCAACGAATCGCCCTAATTCTGCCCAACTATCCCAACAAAGATGCCCGACTGGCGAATGGCGTTGGCTTAGACACCCCCGCCAGTACCGTAGAAATCCTCAAACGCCTGAAAGCGGTGGGGTATTGCGTTGGGGAGGCCCCCCAAACCTCCGAGGACCTGATGACCCTTCTCACCTCCGGCGTCACCAATGACCCGGAAGGGTTGCAGATGCGCCCGGTCTATCAAACCCTCTCCCTGCAAGACTATCAGCGGGCTTTTGAACAACTCCCAACCCCGGTACGTGAGGGCATCGAACGCCGCTGGGGGCCGCCCTCTGGGGACTTTGCGATCGCCGGTATCCAACGGGGCAATCTCTTCATCGGCATTCAACCGGCCCGAGGCTATGATCGCGACCCCAGCCTAAACTACCACGCCCCCGACCTGGAACCGACCCACGACTATCTCGCCTTTTACATCTGGCTACGACAACAATTCCAGGTTCAAGCGGTCGTCCATGTGGGTAAACATGGCAACCTCGAATGGCTACCAGGCAAAAGTGTCGCCCTCTCCAACACCTGTTACCCAGAAGCCGTCTTTGGTCCCCTGCCCCATTTCTATCCTTTTATTGTCAACGACCCCGGCGAAGGGTCCCAAGCCAAACGTCGCAGTCAAGCGGTCATTTTAGACCATCTCACGCCCCCCATGACGCGGGCAGAACTTTATGGAGCCTTAGACTGTTTAGAGGGCTTAATTGATGAATACTACGAAGCCGAAAGTTTGAACCCAACCCGTCTCAAAGACCTCTCTCGCCGCATTGAAACCCTGATTCAAGAGGAAAACCTCCAGCGAGATTTAGGACTGAGTAACGACTTAGATACAACCGTCTTAATGACCCAATTGGATGGCTATCTCTGTGAACTGAAAGAAGCCCAAATCCGCGATGGCTTACATATTTTTGGAGTTTGTCCAGAGGGAGACCCATTGCGGGATTTAATTGTCTCCATTGCTCGCTGTCCGGGGCGGGGACGAGTGGGCTTAACCCAAGCCCTGGCGCAATCCTGGGGCTTGGATATTGACCCCCTCACCACTCCACCCACAGACCCCTTAGACGGGCAATTCCGCAATGTGGGAGATGCGGTGGCGGCGTTGGAAGACGAGGCGGCGCGACTGGTGGAGGGATTGATTGCGGGAAACCCCAGTTCAGTGGCCGCCCCCGTTCAGGAGTGCTTGCAGTGGATTGAAACTGTTTTATTGCCGGCCTTGCGGGGGTGCGATCGCGAACTGATTAACCTAGTCCGAGGTCTACGGGGTGAGTATATCCCCTCCGGGGCCTCCGGCGCACCCACTCGCGGCCGTCCCGAAGTTCTCCCCACCGGGCGTAACTTCTATTCCGTGGATATCCGCGCCATCCCCAGTGAAAGCGCCTGGGATGTAGGACGCAAGGCGGCGGAGGTCTTGATTGACCGCTATACCCAGGAAAATGGCGAATATCCTAAAACGCTGGGTTTATCGGTTTGGGGAACCTCGACCATGCGCACCGGGGGCGATGATATTGCCCAGGCCCTAGCGTTATTGGGGGTACAGCCGATTTGGGATGGATTGGGGCGGCGTGTGGTAGATTTTGAGATTTTGCCCCTGTCGGTGTTGCAACGGCCCAGGGTGGATGTGACGCTGCGGATTTCTGGCTTTTTCCGGGATGCGTTCCCCAATTTAATTGATTTGTTTGATGCGGCGGTGATGGCGGTGTCTCAGTTACCCGAGTCGCCTGAGGAGAATCCATTGGCGGCCCAGGTGAAGCAGGAGGTGGCGTTTTGGCAGAGTCAGGGATTGGCGGAGGAGACGGCCAGGGCGCGATCGCGTTATCGGGTGTTTGGGTCTAAACCGGGGGCCTATGGGGCGGGTTTGCAGGGCTTAATTGAGTCGCAAAATTGGTCGAGTGAGGCGGATTTGGCTCAAGCTTATATTAACTGGAGTAGTTACGCTTATGGGGGGGAGGGGGCGACATCGGAACCGGAGGCCTTTGCAGCGCGATTGCAACAGATGCAAATCGTGTTGCAGAATCAGGATAATCGGGAACATGATTTGTTGGATTCTGATGATTACTATCAGTTTCAGGGAGGCTTAACGGCGGCGGTGCGTCAGGTGAGAGGAACCTCGCCGGAGGTCTATTTTGGCGATAATTCTCGGGTGGAAAATCCCAAGGTGCGATCGCTGCGGGAGGAAATTGCCCGCGTCTATCGTTCCCGGGTGGTGAATCCGAAATGGATTCAGGGAATGATGCGTCATGGCTATAAGGGGGCGTTTGAGATGGCGGCGACGGTAGATTTCCTCTTTGGCTATGACGTGACGACGGGGACGGTGGAGGAATTTATGTATGAGGGAGTGGCCCAAGCTTATGTGTTCGATGAGGCGGTTCAGGGGTTTGTGAAACAGAAGAATCCTTGGGCGTTACGGGATATGGCAGAACGACTCCTAGAGGCCCATCAACGGGGACGTTGGCCCTCGGCGACGGGGGAGATGTTAGATGGGTTGCGAGAGATTTCTCTGGAGGCGGAGGAGAAGATTGAGGCCACGTTATCGAGTCAGGAGATTAGCCCAAGATCCGCCCCCGGATTTAGTGGTTGA
- the msrA gene encoding peptide-methionine (S)-S-oxide reductase MsrA — protein MFFGFKKKLTLPNANEALPGRQESMPVPERHFVLKTPLTPPYPEGMELALFGLGCFWGAERCFWQLDGVYSTAVGYAAGITPNPTYQEVCTGQTGHNEVVRVVYDPTQISYETLLRRFWESHNPTQGMRQGNDVGTQYRSGVYVYSPQQKQLAEASCQRYQVALKRAGYGEITTEIIEAPEFYYAEEYHQQYLAKNPNGYCGLGGTNVSCPVGAEQTV, from the coding sequence ATGTTCTTCGGATTTAAGAAAAAGCTCACCTTACCGAATGCCAATGAGGCACTACCGGGCCGTCAGGAGTCTATGCCGGTTCCGGAGCGACATTTTGTTCTCAAAACTCCTCTGACGCCTCCCTATCCTGAAGGGATGGAGTTAGCCTTGTTTGGTTTAGGCTGTTTTTGGGGGGCTGAACGTTGTTTTTGGCAACTTGATGGGGTATATAGTACAGCGGTGGGCTACGCAGCAGGCATCACCCCCAATCCCACGTACCAAGAGGTCTGTACTGGTCAAACTGGACATAATGAGGTGGTGCGGGTGGTCTATGATCCCACGCAAATTAGTTATGAAACTCTGCTGCGCCGCTTCTGGGAAAGTCACAACCCTACTCAGGGAATGCGTCAGGGAAATGATGTGGGTACCCAGTATCGCTCGGGGGTTTATGTCTATTCTCCCCAACAGAAGCAACTCGCTGAAGCCTCTTGTCAACGCTATCAGGTGGCACTGAAACGGGCTGGCTATGGCGAAATTACGACAGAAATCATTGAGGCTCCTGAGTTTTATTACGCAGAAGAGTATCACCAGCAATATCTGGCTAAAAATCCCAATGGCTATTGTGGCCTCGGGGGGACGAATGTGAGTTGTCCGGTGGGAGCTGAACAGACGGTTTAA
- the murI gene encoding glutamate racemase yields the protein MTNHNQPIGVFDSGVGGLTVLRAMYRQLPDESVLYFGDTARLPYGTRSPQEILQFVREILLWMAQSRVKMAIVACNTSSALALEAVRCEFDFPILGLILPGARGAVGVGQRIGVIATPATAASGAYRRAILEMNPSAEVWEMGCPEFVPLIEGNRIHTQQTREIIREYLEPLLAQKMDTLVYGCTHYPLLEPVLRQLLPPEVTLVDPATYVVQAAAQELDLLGLRATPGQGSTQFGVSGCPNSFATLSQQWLGFVPHVHHVVLPPVLPITDARPSVVDEVCPVVESREAS from the coding sequence CCGATCGGAGTGTTTGATAGCGGTGTTGGCGGTTTGACCGTTCTACGGGCCATGTATCGACAACTCCCAGATGAGTCGGTGCTTTATTTTGGAGACACGGCTCGTCTGCCTTACGGGACGCGATCGCCCCAGGAAATTTTGCAGTTTGTGCGCGAAATTCTCCTTTGGATGGCTCAGTCTCGGGTCAAAATGGCGATCGTGGCCTGTAACACCAGTTCCGCCTTAGCCCTAGAAGCTGTGCGGTGTGAGTTTGACTTTCCCATTTTGGGGCTAATTTTGCCGGGAGCGCGAGGGGCAGTGGGCGTTGGACAACGCATTGGCGTCATTGCCACTCCAGCCACGGCCGCAAGTGGTGCCTATCGTCGGGCAATCTTGGAGATGAATCCCTCGGCTGAGGTTTGGGAAATGGGTTGTCCTGAATTTGTCCCCCTCATTGAAGGCAATCGGATTCACACCCAGCAAACCCGTGAGATCATCCGTGAGTATCTAGAACCACTTCTGGCTCAGAAGATGGATACGTTGGTCTATGGCTGCACCCATTACCCTCTACTTGAGCCGGTTTTACGTCAACTTCTGCCCCCAGAGGTGACATTGGTCGACCCAGCCACCTATGTCGTCCAAGCCGCCGCCCAGGAGTTGGATCTGTTGGGCTTACGAGCCACCCCCGGTCAGGGAAGCACCCAGTTTGGGGTCAGTGGCTGTCCCAACAGCTTTGCCACTCTATCTCAGCAATGGTTGGGCTTTGTTCCTCACGTGCATCACGTGGTGTTACCCCCCGTCTTGCCCATCACGGATGCGCGGCCGTCGGTGGTAGATGAGGTCTGTCCGGTTGTAGAATCAAGGGAGGCGAGCTAA
- the hpsE gene encoding hormogonium polysaccharide biosynthesis glycosyltransferase HpsE yields MDFTVAIRTYNGEKRIGKILERLKAQTQTDSIEWEVVIVDNNSCDNTAAIIKSQQETWPSHSQLHYFFEPKQGASYARARCIQEAQSELIGFLDDDNYPAEDWVFEAYQFAQAYPQAGAYSGQIHGDYEVEPPANFNRIASFIPIMERGNKPLCYTSYKYARKKVYPPGAGLVIRKQPWLDSVPKKLVLQGPVGTSLNAKGEDIEALSYLAMAGWEIWYNPKMHIYHQIPARRFEREYLIEFFKGIGLSRHRTRMLNYKSWQKPWFTVAYFVNDCRKLVRHAWQYRDVLEEDAVAAAELQFFKSCLVSPLFIWKMLYLSRDKPSKP; encoded by the coding sequence ATGGATTTTACGGTAGCGATTCGCACCTATAATGGTGAAAAACGAATCGGTAAAATTTTAGAACGCCTCAAAGCCCAAACCCAGACAGATAGTATTGAGTGGGAGGTTGTAATTGTTGATAATAATAGCTGTGATAACACGGCTGCAATTATCAAATCTCAGCAAGAGACCTGGCCCTCTCACTCCCAACTCCATTATTTTTTTGAACCGAAGCAGGGAGCTTCCTATGCCCGGGCCCGTTGTATCCAAGAAGCCCAGAGTGAGTTAATTGGCTTTCTCGATGATGACAACTACCCAGCAGAGGATTGGGTGTTTGAAGCGTATCAATTTGCTCAAGCTTATCCTCAAGCGGGAGCCTATAGCGGGCAGATTCACGGGGACTACGAGGTTGAACCTCCTGCAAATTTTAACCGAATTGCTAGCTTTATTCCGATTATGGAGCGAGGAAATAAACCGCTCTGTTATACTTCATATAAATATGCCCGAAAGAAAGTCTATCCCCCGGGTGCAGGATTAGTGATTCGTAAACAGCCTTGGCTCGATAGTGTTCCGAAGAAATTGGTATTACAAGGACCGGTAGGAACGTCCTTGAATGCCAAAGGAGAGGACATTGAAGCCCTGTCCTATTTGGCGATGGCAGGTTGGGAAATTTGGTATAATCCTAAGATGCACATCTATCATCAGATTCCCGCCCGTCGCTTTGAACGAGAGTATCTCATCGAGTTTTTTAAAGGCATAGGTCTGAGTCGTCACCGAACCCGAATGTTGAATTATAAATCTTGGCAAAAACCCTGGTTTACGGTAGCTTATTTTGTTAATGATTGCCGGAAACTGGTCCGTCATGCCTGGCAGTATCGGGATGTGTTAGAGGAGGATGCGGTGGCGGCGGCTGAGTTGCAATTTTTTAAAAGTTGCTTGGTTAGTCCCTTATTTATTTGGAAAATGCTCTATTTAAGTCGGGATAAACCGTCAAAACCCTAA
- a CDS encoding Shedu anti-phage system protein SduA domain-containing protein encodes MKSFENLSFNPILCRRELNELKSHLDRNSELKERRNVLPFFRERKHLSAFIGSYFPYINSFDKIAYEYDIFGDFKADLVVGDSNSGWYGFIEFESAKRNSIFRSKTSKATPDWSTDFEHGFSQVLDWFWKLSSQEDKREFSYHFGPDFAGYEGMLIIGRSQDLQPREQDRLRWRRDRLMVNSKRIYSVTFDELYSTLDTRLKLIESYHVVNPDESL; translated from the coding sequence GTGAAATCCTTTGAAAATCTTAGCTTCAATCCTATCTTGTGTCGTCGAGAACTCAATGAACTCAAAAGTCATCTTGACCGCAACTCAGAACTGAAGGAAAGACGGAATGTCCTGCCATTTTTTCGGGAACGCAAGCATTTATCGGCGTTTATTGGATCATACTTTCCATACATAAATAGTTTTGATAAAATTGCTTATGAATACGACATTTTTGGTGACTTTAAAGCAGATTTAGTTGTAGGTGACTCTAACTCTGGCTGGTATGGATTTATAGAATTTGAAAGTGCAAAGAGAAATAGTATTTTTAGAAGCAAAACCTCTAAAGCAACCCCTGACTGGTCTACCGATTTTGAACATGGGTTTAGCCAGGTGTTAGATTGGTTCTGGAAGTTATCATCCCAAGAAGACAAACGAGAGTTTAGCTATCATTTTGGACCAGATTTTGCCGGGTATGAAGGAATGCTCATCATTGGACGCTCTCAAGACCTGCAACCACGAGAACAGGATCGTCTTCGATGGCGACGAGATAGATTAATGGTGAACTCAAAACGTATCTACTCTGTCACATTTGATGAACTTTATTCTACATTGGATACGAGGCTAAAACTTATCGAGAGTTATCATGTCGTCAATCCAGATGAGTCACTTTAA